The proteins below come from a single Leptospiraceae bacterium genomic window:
- the cas5c gene encoding type I-C CRISPR-associated protein Cas5, translating into MENKINFKVYGKFALFTDPLTRVGGEKCSYHLPTYEALKGVLSSVYWKPTFIWYIDKVRVMNRIKTQSKSIKPVNFAGIYPSKKSPDTMKEKSFHDLSIYSYLADVEYQVEAHFEWNLKREDMKNDRIDGKHFEVAKRMIERGGRRDIFLGTRECQAYVEPCKFGDGKSHFDESEEIAYGLMFHGFDYPDELGVNELHARFWWSKMNNGYVEFPRPEKCEIRKKVKSMAANPPKSIGLDEEGLIE; encoded by the coding sequence ATGGAAAATAAAATTAATTTTAAGGTATATGGTAAGTTTGCGCTTTTCACTGACCCGCTTACTAGAGTTGGAGGTGAAAAATGTAGTTATCATCTCCCAACATACGAAGCATTAAAAGGCGTGCTAAGTTCTGTTTATTGGAAACCAACTTTCATTTGGTATATTGATAAAGTGAGAGTTATGAATAGAATCAAAACTCAATCGAAATCTATTAAGCCTGTTAATTTTGCAGGAATTTATCCTAGCAAAAAAAGCCCTGATACTATGAAAGAAAAATCATTTCACGATCTATCCATTTATAGCTATTTAGCGGATGTTGAATATCAGGTCGAGGCTCATTTTGAATGGAATCTAAAACGAGAAGATATGAAAAATGATAGAATTGATGGAAAACATTTTGAAGTCGCGAAACGAATGATTGAAAGAGGTGGAAGAAGAGATATTTTTTTAGGAACAAGAGAATGTCAGGCTTATGTTGAACCTTGTAAATTTGGAGATGGAAAGAGTCATTTTGATGAAAGCGAAGAAATTGCTTATGGACTCATGTTTCATGGGTTTGATTATCCAGATGAACTTGGAGTCAATGAACTTCATGCAAGATTTTGGTGGTCAAAAATGAACAACGGTTATGTTGAATTCCCTAGACCTGAAAAATGTGAGATTAGAAAAAAAGTTAAGAGTATGGCGGCTAATCCTCCGAAATCGATTGGCTTAGATGAGGAGGGTTTAATAGAATGA
- a CDS encoding type II toxin-antitoxin system HicB family antitoxin translates to MNLYLILMKEGIDSFGAYTPDIEGCIAIAKTEKDVITLIREKVQLKLDSLLQSGKQLPSPSTSFTAPHKTEEELNEMFLSIDPNWKPKPRKFGVIYFIPSDEEDREIKEFLREIEEERRG, encoded by the coding sequence ATGAACCTATATTTAATTTTAATGAAGGAAGGAATCGACTCCTTTGGTGCATATACGCCAGATATTGAAGGCTGTATCGCCATTGCCAAAACCGAGAAAGATGTTATAACACTTATTCGAGAGAAAGTGCAATTAAAATTAGATTCTCTACTTCAAAGCGGAAAACAATTACCATCGCCCTCTACTTCTTTCACCGCCCCGCATAAAACAGAAGAAGAACTAAATGAGATGTTTTTATCCATTGACCCTAACTGGAAACCTAAACCTCGCAAGTTTGGAGTAATCTATTTTATTCCCTCTGATGAAGAAGATCGCGAGATTAAAGAATTTCTTCGAGAAATAGAGGAAGAACGGAGAGGATAA
- the cas3 gene encoding CRISPR-associated helicase Cas3', translated as MNKKYNLDDYFAIAHVRKNNSKQYLYEHLHGVGDKTYGFANKIGLGDYGKLIGVLHDIGKFSDEFQNYLKSAVGIINQDEDDYVNSKGMKGKIDHSTAGAQFVFQAFADKGPEGKLIGQILALCIASHHSGLIDCLSPEGENLFLRRMSKADSKTHLNEVLGKKDNGIFNEVNTILSSPTILYDLKTILINVHDKEENSRTTTFFKQGLLIRMLFSCLIDADRLDTADFENPISAKLRNNSNYKPWNELIRKLEGRLLEFKVRNQVDKVRNEISNHCKSFSEKERGIFTLTVPTGGGKTLASLRFALHHAEKHQMDRIFYIIPFTSIIDQNAEELRKFMENKKSDDSYTTDIILEHHSNLSEDEATWKQKILSENWDSPIIFTTNVQFLETLFDSGTRGARRMHQFANSIIIFDEVQALPIRCIHMFNNAINFLVKNCGATVVLSSATQPILHKVSKQLGALKVFADNEMMPDKQNLFKELKRVEVIDQRKTGGWSYEEISDLAKKELNRQLSENKNLGSVLLIVNTKKSARILYDLISISKQCEIYHLSTSMCPTHRLKVLNEIRKSLDVNNPKPIICISTQLIEAGVDVDFGSVIRFTAGLDSIAQAAGRCNRNGLREIGLVYIVNPSEENIDKLKDIKVGKEIADRVLDEYKNDPIIFDNDILSPKTIERYFQYYFFDRASEMKYPVNSKSIVGRDDSLLELLSENFFSADEYKRINKESPEIYFRQSFMTAAKAFKAIDSPTQGIIVPYGEIGKKLILEFCSAEEIEKQYKLLREAQRYSVNVFSTDFKKLKDKKAIYEVQEGTGIYYLLEEYYSDKFGLSTERVTLPTVNIA; from the coding sequence ATGAATAAGAAATATAATCTAGATGATTATTTTGCTATAGCGCATGTGCGGAAAAATAATAGCAAACAATACCTATATGAACATCTCCATGGAGTTGGAGATAAAACATACGGCTTTGCCAATAAAATTGGTCTAGGTGATTATGGTAAGTTAATTGGAGTATTACATGACATTGGCAAGTTTTCGGATGAATTCCAAAATTATTTAAAATCCGCAGTAGGTATAATTAATCAGGATGAGGATGATTATGTTAATTCAAAAGGAATGAAGGGAAAAATAGATCATTCTACAGCAGGGGCACAATTTGTTTTCCAAGCTTTCGCTGATAAAGGACCAGAGGGAAAGTTAATTGGACAAATTTTGGCTTTGTGTATTGCGTCGCATCATTCTGGATTAATTGATTGTCTTTCACCGGAGGGGGAGAATTTATTTTTACGAAGAATGAGTAAAGCAGATTCAAAAACTCATTTGAATGAAGTATTAGGAAAAAAAGATAATGGTATTTTTAATGAAGTAAATACAATATTATCCTCTCCGACAATTTTATACGATTTAAAAACCATTTTAATAAATGTGCATGACAAAGAAGAGAATTCTAGAACTACAACTTTTTTTAAACAAGGATTATTAATTAGAATGCTATTTAGTTGTCTAATTGATGCAGACCGTCTGGACACAGCAGACTTTGAAAATCCAATTTCCGCAAAGTTACGAAATAACAGTAATTATAAACCTTGGAATGAATTGATTAGAAAATTAGAAGGCAGACTTCTAGAATTCAAAGTTAGAAATCAAGTAGATAAGGTTAGAAATGAAATATCAAATCATTGTAAATCATTTTCTGAAAAAGAGAGAGGTATATTTACATTAACCGTTCCTACTGGTGGCGGAAAAACATTGGCAAGTTTACGTTTCGCGCTTCATCATGCGGAAAAGCATCAAATGGATAGAATTTTTTATATAATTCCATTTACGTCAATCATCGATCAAAATGCAGAAGAACTAAGAAAATTCATGGAAAACAAAAAGAGCGACGATTCTTATACAACAGATATAATTCTAGAACATCATTCGAATTTAAGCGAAGATGAAGCGACATGGAAACAAAAGATTCTTTCAGAAAATTGGGATTCTCCAATAATATTTACGACGAATGTGCAATTTCTAGAAACTCTCTTTGACTCAGGAACGCGTGGAGCGCGAAGAATGCACCAATTTGCAAATTCTATAATAATTTTCGATGAAGTACAGGCATTACCTATTAGATGTATTCATATGTTCAATAACGCTATTAATTTTTTAGTAAAGAATTGTGGAGCAACCGTTGTGTTAAGTTCTGCAACTCAGCCTATTTTACATAAAGTATCAAAGCAACTTGGTGCATTGAAAGTATTTGCGGATAACGAGATGATGCCTGATAAACAAAATCTATTTAAAGAATTAAAAAGAGTCGAAGTCATTGACCAACGTAAAACAGGTGGTTGGTCTTATGAAGAAATTTCTGATCTAGCAAAAAAAGAATTAAATAGACAGCTTTCTGAAAATAAAAATTTAGGAAGTGTTCTTTTAATCGTAAATACAAAAAAAAGTGCACGGATTCTTTACGATTTAATTTCAATCTCAAAACAATGTGAGATATATCACCTTAGCACAAGTATGTGTCCTACGCATAGATTGAAAGTCTTGAATGAAATTCGAAAGAGTTTAGATGTAAATAATCCAAAACCAATTATTTGTATTAGTACTCAATTAATAGAAGCTGGTGTCGATGTTGATTTTGGTTCCGTGATTCGATTTACTGCCGGACTTGATTCCATTGCACAAGCCGCAGGAAGATGCAACAGAAATGGTCTTAGAGAAATCGGATTAGTTTACATCGTAAATCCAAGTGAAGAAAATATTGATAAATTAAAAGATATTAAAGTTGGAAAAGAAATTGCAGATCGCGTTTTAGATGAATATAAAAATGATCCAATAATCTTTGATAATGATATATTAAGTCCCAAAACGATTGAAAGATATTTTCAATATTATTTTTTTGATAGGGCATCCGAAATGAAATATCCTGTCAATTCAAAAAGTATAGTTGGTCGAGATGATAGCCTATTAGAGTTATTATCTGAAAATTTCTTTTCTGCTGACGAATATAAACGTATCAATAAGGAATCTCCTGAAATATATTTTAGACAATCGTTCATGACAGCGGCTAAGGCATTTAAGGCGATAGATTCTCCGACACAAGGAATTATAGTTCCTTATGGAGAAATCGGAAAAAAACTTATACTTGAATTCTGTTCTGCAGAAGAAATTGAAAAACAATATAAATTACTTCGAGAAGCACAAAGATATTCAGTGAATGTTTTTTCAACTGATTTTAAAAAACTAAAAGACAAAAAGGCAATTTATGAAGTTCAAGAAGGAACAGGGATTTATTATTTATTAGAAGAATATTATAGCGATAAATTCGGATTAAGCACAGAGCGGGTAACGCTACCTACAGTAAATATAGCATAA